The Acidipropionibacterium virtanenii DNA segment CTCGCCACCGAGGGGCACGAGCCCATCGATGCCCGCTCCACCCTGCTCATCATGACCCTGGGTGCCGGTGCCGGCGACTACGTCACGGTCGAGGGCGACAACGACGCGGATGTCGAGGCCGTCGCCGCTCTGGTCGCCAAGGACCTGGACGCCTGATTCCACCACCTCACGCCTGAGGGCCGGCCCCGTCGGGGCCGGCCCTCAGTGTCTCTACACGCCGATCCGGCTCGGTATCGTGGCCTCCACCTTCCCCAGACGCCGCTCACCCCGTCATGTT contains these protein-coding regions:
- a CDS encoding HPr family phosphocarrier protein → MAKKVVTVGSSVGLHARPAATISQEAAKLGSAVTLATEGHEPIDARSTLLIMTLGAGAGDYVTVEGDNDADVEAVAALVAKDLDA